A stretch of the Arvicanthis niloticus isolate mArvNil1 chromosome 30, mArvNil1.pat.X, whole genome shotgun sequence genome encodes the following:
- the LOC143440632 gene encoding LOW QUALITY PROTEIN: zinc finger and SCAN domain containing protein 4C-like (The sequence of the model RefSeq protein was modified relative to this genomic sequence to represent the inferred CDS: inserted 4 bases in 3 codons; substituted 1 base at 1 genomic stop codon), whose translation MASQFRESFKHNTPAKDLQADSLGFIPTQSSGVQWAEDIYNSPSTQPIFSTSNNGCWAKQELQNLWETFTSWLQPEKRSKKQMISQLVLKQFLLTGHCKDKFALMEKWKASGGNMQRFMENLTDECLKPPVMVHVSMQGQEALFSENVXLKEVITLLKKQQSATRPTPENAKMPVDITLTTDCLLSKGQENSENECNTSWNFTEVNVDDGCTGNENNSLLIIQKEQYPEHEEGHVFSQFPQGGRRASQGNSSHHVEFLSTPTTADXPMKAHPMVFSRRNISEDRKDCYNTSRNDTQLNSGDDIPRNKMDSLFINQRMHHPEPEMADVSYGVPQASKSQGTSTCQQESLEESFSEEDPKEVPGFLSRPEQSTSKPVLLCQNHEANSPCESHQKRFHRDLKPFKCEKCPRRFKYACNLSSHQKTHLNKRSLVCVTCQKIFKRVSDLXTHEIIHKPEKPFICSTCPRSFSHKTNLKAHERIHTGEKPYACPLXSRCFCQSSTFHRHLRNYHKSD comes from the exons ATGGCTTCACAGTTTAGAGAATCCTTTAAGCACAATACACCAGCAAAAGACCTTCAGGCAGACAGTTTAGGGTTTATTCCAACTCAGAGTTCTGGTGTGCAGTGGGCAGAAGACATCTATAACTCACCAAGTACTCAGCCCATCTTTTCAACAAGCAACAATGGCTGCTGGGCAAAGCAGGAGCTGCAGAATCTCTGGGAGACATTTACCTCATGGTTGCAACCAGAAAAGCGAAGTAAGAAGCAGATGATTTCTCAACTGGTCTTGAAGCAGTTTCTCCTCACTGGGCACTGCAAGGACAAGTTTGCCTTGATGGAGAAGTGGAAAGCTAGTGGTGGAAACATGCAGAGATTCATGGAGAATCTGACTGATGAGTGCTTGAAGCCTCCTGTCATG GTCCATGTCTCCATGCAAGGACAAGAGGCCTTGTTTTCTGAAAACGT ATTAAAAGAAGTCATCACGCTTTTGAAAAAACAGCAGTCAGCAACAAGACCAACACCAGAGAATGCAAAGATGCCAGTAGACATCACACTGACCACAG ATTGTCTTCTTTCCAAAGGACAAGAAAACAGTGAAAATGAATGCAATACTTCTTGGAATTTTACTGAAGTAAATGTTGATGACGGCTgtacaggaaatgaaaacaactcCCTTCTTATTATCCAGAAAGAGCAGTATCCTGAGCATGAAGAGGGAcatgttttttctcaattccCTCAAGGTGGCAGAAGAGCAAGTCAAGGCAACTCCAGCCATCATGTAGAGTTCCTGAGTACTCCTACTACTGCAG GTCCCATGAAGGCACATCCAATGGTTTTCTCCAGAAGAAACATCTCTGAAGACAGGAAAGATTGCTATAACACTTCCAGAAATGATACTCAATTAAACAGTGGTGATGATATTCCCAGGAACAAGATGGACTCCCTTTTCATTAACCAGAGAATGCATCATCCTGAGCCTGAGATGGCAGATGTTTCTTATGGGGTTCCTCAGGCTTCTAAAAGTCAAGGAACATCCACATGCCAGCAAGAGTCACTTGAGGAATCTTTTTCTGAAGAAGACCCTAAGGAGGTACCAGGGTTTCTCTCCAGGCCAGAGCAGTCTACCTCTAAGCCTGTCCTACTCTGTCAGAATCATGAGGCAAACTCACCATGTGAAAGTCATCAAAAGAGATTCCATAGAGATCTCAAACCATTCAAGTGTGAAAAATGCCCTAGGAGGTTCAAATATGCCTGTAACCTTTCATCCCATCAGAAAACTCACCTGAATAAGAGGTCATTGGTCTGTGTCACCTGTCAGAAAATATTCAAACGAGTCTCCGACCTCTGAACTCATGAGATCATACACAAGCCAGAGAAGCCTTTCATATGCAGCACATGTCCAAGGTCCTTCAGCCACAAGACCAACCTGAAGGCTCATGAGAGGATTCACACAGGAGAAAAGCCTTATGCCTGTCCCC TTAGCAGGTGTTTCTGCCAATCATCTACATTCCACCGTCACCTGAGGAATTACCACAAATCTGACTGA